TGGGCAAGGGGCTTGGCAAAACCACGGGCTGGATCCACCGCACCGTGGCCAAGATGCACGGGGTTATTCAGATGAACGGCGTAAGCTATGAGTCCTTCGATGAGCAGGGCTTGCATATCCGTGTGAATGACGAGGCCAAGGTGCTCGATGTGGATACAGTCGTACTCTGCGCTGGTCAGGAGTCCAATCGGTGTCTGGTGGCCGAAATGGAAGCCACAGGTAAGCCTGTGCATTTGATTGGTGGCGTGGATGTCGCGGCAGAGCTCGATGCCAAACGGGCCATTCGCCAGGGCGCAGAGCTTGCGATGCGAATGTAAACTCATCGGCATTGAGAATTGACCCGAACGCCTTATTAAGGTGGGTTAATTTTTAATCTCCGATCATCAATATGCCTACACTTGATGTTTAAGTCATGAAAGCCCGCATTACGCGGGCTTTCCTTTTATGAACTAGGCGAATTAAGTGAACTAGGCGAGCCATGTGATCTGATGCGGTGCAAAATGTGGCGCCTTTTTCGGTCGGTGCTAGCTTTACCAAGATACGTACATATCATCCAACCAAAACAGGAAGTTTCCCATGGGATTGCAAAAGACACGCCTTGTAAAATCGAGCGTATACCTTTTATCTGCTGCGGCAGTAGCTATTGCGATGAATCTGGCGACACCGCTAGCTTCGCTGGCGGAATACGATGAAGCACTCGCGGCTAAAGTGGGCGCCGATGAATACGGCATGAAATCTTATGTGATGGCGTTTTTAAAGAAAGGTCCGAACCGCAGCGGCACCGACGAAGAGCGGGCAAGGCTGCAACGGGCACATCTTGATAATATCGGCCGCTTGGCCAAAGAAGGAAAGCTGGTGCTGGCCGGCCCATTTTTAAACGATGGTGAGCTGCGCGGTATCTATCTTTTTGATGTGAAGACTGTGGAAGAGGCCAGGGCGCTTACAGAAAGCGATCCGGCCATAAAAGCGGGTAGCCTGGTGATGGAGCTGGTGCCTTGGTATGGTTCGGCCGCCATTACTCAGCTGCCTGAATTACATGAGAAGTTTGCCAAAAAACCGATCTGAGTCAGTCTACCAAAACCGCCTTGGCTCTGGCATTGAGTGCCTGGGAATGCACCACTGTATCGGCGCCCTTGGGACTGAGCGCCAAATTTAAATCAGACTCAGGTACGCAGCAGCAGGGCAGGCATTCGTCTGCAGAAAGCGCTGCCAGTGGCTCGGTAAAATAGGTTACAGATCCGCTGAGCACCTTGGTCTTACAGGCACCACAAAATCCGCTTCGACATTCAGAGAATACGCGGACTTTTTTGATTTCGAGAGCCTCCAGCAGAGACTGCTGCTGTCCATTGAACAGCAGCACGGGTTGTCCCTGAAGGCTGACGATAGGCGCCTTTTTAAAGATCAAAGTCGGAGAACTCATTTTCATCGACCGAGGCATCAATCTGTCCGACCAGATAAGAGGAGACTTCCACTTCCTGTGGTGCAACCTGAACGGCATCGCTCTCCAGCCAGTTTTTCATCCACGGCAGCGGGTTGGTAGACTCTGGGTAGGGCAGAGCCAGGTTGACTGACTTCATGCGCTGGTTGGTGATGTAT
This sequence is a window from Shewanella zhangzhouensis. Protein-coding genes within it:
- a CDS encoding YciI family protein; this translates as MGLQKTRLVKSSVYLLSAAAVAIAMNLATPLASLAEYDEALAAKVGADEYGMKSYVMAFLKKGPNRSGTDEERARLQRAHLDNIGRLAKEGKLVLAGPFLNDGELRGIYLFDVKTVEEARALTESDPAIKAGSLVMELVPWYGSAAITQLPELHEKFAKKPI
- the yfaE gene encoding class I ribonucleotide reductase maintenance protein YfaE, whose translation is MKMSSPTLIFKKAPIVSLQGQPVLLFNGQQQSLLEALEIKKVRVFSECRSGFCGACKTKVLSGSVTYFTEPLAALSADECLPCCCVPESDLNLALSPKGADTVVHSQALNARAKAVLVD